In a single window of the Littorina saxatilis isolate snail1 linkage group LG5, US_GU_Lsax_2.0, whole genome shotgun sequence genome:
- the LOC138966571 gene encoding RAB7A-interacting MON1-CCZ1 complex subunit 1-like, whose product MAEQVKSSTTPSDIKTDSQPLSSYLQRISEDIDKNIHDATEETSQFLQHCKKKCSSLQQSSQAQDLTPASLKSVLQDTAHMVLDYTYLDETLLAEAEFPAENATDRINAIFDQLDLTCKVANECFQNKPVLETLGEELVECIHWRKGALLYMYCHTLESNNRPCDPSKYKQCLEEGVGHLGNMLSTRQPTAVPNSLSADDTLQLFSQGVYSDTHLLAMMYAGEMCYWYQQAVDKKLFSPDTPGSPGTGDSDAFNAKTQGLRYLDRYLSAVKGPLKGQDWNTSRAEEIVKFLQSH is encoded by the exons ATGGCCGAACAAGTAAAAAGTTCTACCACCCCCTCTGATATCAAGACAGATTCACAGCCTCTGTCTTCTTATCTGCAGCGAATAAGTGAAGACATCGACAAGAACATACACGATGCGACCG AGGAGACAAGTCAATTTCTACAGCACTGCAAGAAGAAATGTAGCAGCCTGCAGCAGTCATCACAGGCACAGGATCTCACCCCAGCATCTCTGAAGAGTGTTTTGCAAGATACAGCACAC ATGGTTCTGGACTACACCTATCTGGATGAGACGCTCTTAGCTGAAGCTGAATTTCCAGCTGAAAATGCCACGGACAGGATAAATGCAATATTTG ATCAGCTGGACCTGACATGCAAGGTTGCAAATGAGTGCTTTCAAAATAAACCA GTACTGGAAACATTGGGAGAAGAATTGGTAGAGTGCATTCACTGGAGAAAAGGGGCACTACTCTACATGTATTGTCACACTTTGGAATCGAACAATCGCCCGTGCGACCCGTCAAAGTACAAACAG TGTTTAGAGGAGGGCGTGGGCCATCTAGGGAACATGCTGTCAACCCGTCAGCCAACTGCTGTTCCCAACAGTCTTAGTGCTGATGATACTTTGCAGTTGTTCAGtcaag GTGTCTACAGCGACACGCATCTCCTTGCCATGATGTACGCTGGAGAGATGTGCTACTGGTACCAGCAGGCCGTGGACAAGAAACTGTTCTCACCTGACACACCTGGCTCACCTGGTACAGGTGATAGCGATGCTTTCAATGCAAAAACACAGGGCCTTCGATACCTGGACAGATACCTGTCTGCAGTAAAAGGGCCGCTGAAAGGCCAGGACTGGAACACTAGCCGAGCGGAGGAAATTGTGAAATTTTTACAGAGTCATTGA